From a single bacterium genomic region:
- a CDS encoding sialate O-acetylesterase, protein MNFNIERLSQKGKTMKTDLLRKNTGFTCFGLMRKTSGTRMCVTFFIIFAAFLQVSVALPDVSLPSIFGSNMVLQRDMKVPVWGTAGPGEKVTVSIDGKSVRTTAGKDGRWMVKLDKMEAGGPFELVVRGGNTVKLTGILVGDVWVCSGQSNMQWAMSQVKNNEQEIASADYPDIRLFSVSRVSKTTPQYDFPGTKPEWVTCNPETVKSFSAVAYFFGKNIHKEIGVPIGLIHSSWGGSFAEAWTRLETLKSVAELRPLVENLDTMAADYPGIKAEYDRKNAELQKAAAEGKQVTLLYPPPRGPETRDWPAGLYNAMIAPMVPYAIRGVIWYQGESNSICAWQYRTLFPTMISDWRDAWKQGDFPFLFVQLANWETETVTVTGGWGSWPELREAQVMTLSLPNTAMAVTIDIGDPGNIHPNNKAEVGRRLALGALHVAYDRSLEYSGPMYASMKVEGGAVRLKFTHTADGLKTPVNEALAGFEIAGSDKVFHSADARIEGNEVVVSSDRARNPVAVRYGWDDNPRCNLYNSAGLPASPFRTDSWPGITDGRLKP, encoded by the coding sequence ATGAACTTTAACATCGAGCGCCTGTCACAGAAAGGGAAAACCATGAAAACTGATTTACTGCGGAAAAACACCGGATTCACCTGTTTCGGCCTGATGCGGAAAACATCCGGTACCCGCATGTGTGTCACTTTTTTTATCATTTTTGCGGCCTTTCTGCAGGTATCGGTCGCATTGCCCGATGTCAGCCTTCCTTCCATATTCGGCAGCAACATGGTGCTTCAGCGTGATATGAAGGTGCCGGTGTGGGGTACCGCCGGGCCGGGAGAGAAGGTCACTGTTTCAATCGATGGCAAATCCGTGCGGACGACAGCGGGAAAGGACGGCCGCTGGATGGTCAAACTTGACAAGATGGAGGCCGGGGGCCCGTTCGAGCTTGTTGTCCGGGGCGGCAATACCGTGAAGCTTACCGGCATTCTTGTCGGCGATGTATGGGTGTGTTCCGGGCAGTCGAACATGCAGTGGGCGATGTCGCAGGTCAAGAATAACGAGCAGGAGATCGCTTCCGCCGATTATCCCGATATACGGCTGTTTTCGGTTTCCAGGGTTTCAAAGACGACTCCGCAGTACGATTTTCCGGGGACGAAACCGGAGTGGGTGACGTGCAATCCGGAGACAGTCAAGAGTTTTTCGGCGGTTGCCTATTTTTTCGGCAAGAACATTCATAAGGAGATCGGCGTGCCGATCGGGCTGATCCATTCTTCATGGGGTGGTTCGTTCGCGGAGGCATGGACGAGGCTTGAAACGCTCAAATCCGTTGCCGAACTGCGGCCCCTTGTCGAGAACCTCGATACGATGGCGGCCGATTATCCCGGGATAAAGGCGGAATACGACCGGAAAAATGCGGAACTGCAGAAAGCGGCAGCCGAAGGGAAACAGGTAACCCTCCTGTATCCTCCCCCGCGCGGGCCGGAAACGCGCGACTGGCCGGCCGGCCTTTATAACGCCATGATAGCGCCGATGGTGCCCTATGCTATCCGTGGAGTTATTTGGTACCAGGGCGAATCGAATTCCATATGCGCCTGGCAGTACCGCACCCTGTTCCCGACGATGATCAGCGACTGGCGCGACGCATGGAAACAGGGCGATTTCCCGTTCCTGTTCGTCCAGCTCGCGAACTGGGAAACGGAGACCGTCACGGTGACCGGCGGCTGGGGTTCCTGGCCGGAGCTCCGTGAGGCTCAGGTTATGACGCTTTCTCTGCCGAATACCGCCATGGCGGTGACAATCGACATTGGCGATCCGGGGAACATTCATCCGAACAACAAGGCCGAGGTTGGCCGCCGTCTCGCGCTCGGGGCCCTTCATGTAGCCTATGACCGTTCTCTCGAATATTCGGGGCCGATGTATGCGTCGATGAAAGTCGAAGGGGGCGCCGTACGGCTGAAATTCACTCATACCGCCGACGGGCTCAAAACCCCGGTCAACGAAGCGCTTGCGGGATTCGAAATTGCGGGGAGCGACAAGGTTTTCCACAGCGCCGATGCCCGAATCGAGGGTAACGAGGTCGTGGTGTCGAGCGACCGGGCAAGAAATCCCGTCGCCGTCCGGTATGGCTGGGATGACAATCCCCGGTGCAATCTCTATAATTCCGCGGGACTTCCCGCCTCGCCGTTCCGTACGGATTCCTGGCCGGGAATTACCGACGGCAGGCTCAAACCATAG
- a CDS encoding sialate O-acetylesterase: protein MRRYVQCIIPLLTVFMVSGAFPCSSDVIMPYVFGDNMVLQRDKDIMVWGTASPQEKVLVEINGNRGTATAGKDGRWMARLRPLKAGGPYTLTVTGKTVLTFGNVMIGEVWLCSGQSNMWLPLGELHDIPKDVEPAANPDIRLFSVWSPENDSYGKTPAWTACGPETLGEFSAVAYFFGRRLQAELHVPVGLIHSSMGGSVPEAWMTRKTLDSEPLFSPIVTYWDSVLVANPGSMSRFEAYLAALALSKTRGNPPPADPNLTFVPKPLRFYMRYPEGIYNAQLAPLIPFTIRGVIWYQGESSISRAWQYRALFPMMILEWRKLWGQGNFPFLYVQISGYRGGETIPELRESQLVALSMPNTAMVVTVDIGEPDNVHANDKWDVGGRLALAALNTTYGRDIVSSGPLYRAMTIQGNTARLQFDHAEGLRASGGAALTGFEIAGEDRIFHPAVARIQGNEVVVSGERLPHPVAVRYGWSDVPKCNLYNAAGLPASPFRTDTWPGITDGILVPDPLR from the coding sequence ATGAGAAGATATGTACAATGCATTATTCCGCTGCTCACGGTATTCATGGTGTCCGGCGCGTTCCCGTGCAGTTCCGATGTCATTATGCCGTATGTGTTCGGCGACAACATGGTTCTTCAGCGTGATAAGGACATCATGGTCTGGGGAACCGCTTCACCGCAGGAAAAGGTGCTCGTTGAAATCAACGGAAACCGCGGTACCGCAACCGCCGGAAAGGACGGCCGCTGGATGGCCAGGCTCAGGCCGCTGAAAGCCGGCGGGCCTTACACTTTGACCGTGACGGGGAAAACCGTTCTCACGTTCGGGAATGTTATGATCGGCGAGGTCTGGCTCTGTTCCGGGCAGTCCAACATGTGGTTGCCCCTCGGGGAACTCCACGATATTCCGAAGGATGTGGAGCCGGCGGCGAATCCCGATATCAGGCTCTTCTCCGTGTGGTCACCCGAGAACGATTCATACGGCAAGACGCCCGCATGGACAGCCTGCGGCCCCGAAACGCTCGGGGAATTTTCCGCGGTTGCCTACTTCTTCGGCAGGAGACTCCAGGCTGAACTGCATGTTCCGGTCGGGCTCATTCACTCATCGATGGGCGGTTCAGTCCCTGAAGCGTGGATGACGCGGAAAACGCTCGATTCGGAGCCGCTGTTCAGCCCGATCGTCACGTACTGGGACTCCGTTCTGGTCGCAAATCCGGGGAGCATGAGCCGGTTCGAAGCGTATCTCGCCGCTCTGGCTCTGTCGAAAACCAGGGGAAATCCTCCTCCCGCGGATCCGAATCTTACATTCGTTCCAAAGCCGCTCAGGTTTTACATGCGCTACCCGGAGGGTATTTACAATGCCCAGCTTGCCCCGCTGATTCCGTTTACCATCCGTGGCGTCATCTGGTACCAGGGTGAGTCAAGCATCAGCCGCGCATGGCAGTACAGGGCGCTTTTCCCCATGATGATCCTCGAATGGCGCAAGCTCTGGGGACAGGGGAATTTCCCGTTCCTCTATGTACAGATTTCCGGTTACCGGGGGGGTGAAACCATTCCCGAACTGCGCGAATCCCAGCTCGTGGCGCTCTCCATGCCGAACACCGCGATGGTGGTCACTGTGGACATCGGCGAGCCGGACAATGTGCACGCCAACGATAAATGGGATGTCGGCGGCAGACTCGCTCTCGCGGCGCTCAATACGACCTATGGCCGCGATATCGTTTCCTCCGGACCGCTCTACCGGGCGATGACGATACAGGGAAACACCGCACGGTTGCAATTCGATCATGCGGAGGGATTACGGGCTTCGGGCGGCGCTGCGCTTACGGGATTCGAGATAGCGGGTGAAGACAGGATATTCCATCCGGCGGTCGCGCGTATCCAGGGCAACGAAGTCGTGGTTTCAGGCGAACGGCTGCCGCACCCGGTTGCTGTCCGGTACGGATGGAGCGATGTTCCGAAGTGCAATCTCTACAATGCCGCCGGATTGCCCGCTTCGCCGTTCCGCACGGATACCTGGCCGGGGATCACCGATGGCATCCTTGTACCGGATCCGCTGCGATGA
- a CDS encoding heparinase II/III family protein, with protein MIMIRRLLFVFLFAVAAASLYGDITVQDIDGAIDKNMLRHPYLYFSEDDKPALLERINNDPETRDIMAKLLAEANRLMYTPVETEAPTEPRNPRYWTDNKAIGYVGSNTDAALTLAFVYQMTGDEKYARKAFEFADVLCDLRSWTYRAHEFPIIYSRVWPWNVKDDEVVFTFDIRTGDMAYELAAVYDWLYPALDKRQRDRIRSGLLENAVTRVRGNFDYHWWASSYRCNWCGICLSGLGVASLALLTEDPQLVDVVAECYNRMGRMFNEIGVDGGWQEGRGYWAYGMRSCVFFMESLKRLSGGKYDLYSHPRIQSNPAAFALYGLTGYFGDGTGAVVGSTHLLNRLTDETENSEAAWYRANMLGAGNTMYDILWPRSSVKPVEPVQKSRHFRSIGWVVMRSDFKNPETVTVACKAGLNDDPHHGHLDCGQVIVTWRDTFFINDLGSGNYFYDEKYFDEVRWKYPQASSLGHNLVLVNGEEQISAKYKDQPWQEGIGGKVIEFRPGNDRDYTLLDPTNAYPKKELKGWRRHIILEKPVITVLLDEVKSNPGAEIETRFHSDCTADVKDGYVLLDHKKGTMALIPVTDGDFTIRPGRHPYLPVRKDAVFQWIPYFGTVAQARGETTRIATVILPVRDNNEAARIRKSVKSSSDKSGNLSLSFEKDGRTYRYSFERTDDGLVLAK; from the coding sequence ATGATCATGATACGGAGATTGTTGTTCGTTTTTCTGTTTGCTGTCGCTGCGGCGTCGCTGTATGGCGATATCACCGTGCAGGATATCGATGGGGCGATCGATAAAAATATGCTCAGACATCCGTACCTCTATTTCAGCGAGGATGATAAACCCGCTCTGCTCGAACGGATCAATAATGACCCGGAAACCCGTGACATCATGGCAAAACTTCTGGCCGAAGCCAACCGTCTCATGTACACCCCGGTGGAGACCGAAGCCCCGACAGAGCCGAGAAATCCCCGCTACTGGACGGATAACAAGGCTATCGGCTATGTCGGCTCGAATACCGATGCTGCGCTCACCCTCGCCTTTGTTTACCAGATGACCGGGGACGAAAAGTATGCCCGGAAAGCGTTCGAGTTCGCCGATGTCCTGTGCGACCTCAGGTCGTGGACATACCGCGCACATGAATTTCCCATCATTTACAGCCGTGTCTGGCCGTGGAATGTGAAGGATGACGAGGTTGTTTTTACGTTCGACATCAGGACCGGCGACATGGCCTACGAGCTTGCGGCTGTCTATGACTGGCTGTATCCCGCGCTCGATAAACGCCAGCGCGACCGCATCAGAAGCGGCCTCCTCGAAAACGCCGTGACCCGTGTCCGCGGGAATTTCGACTATCACTGGTGGGCGTCATCGTACCGCTGCAACTGGTGCGGCATATGCCTCTCCGGGCTCGGGGTCGCTTCCCTGGCGCTTCTGACCGAAGACCCCCAGCTCGTCGATGTTGTCGCCGAATGTTACAACCGCATGGGCAGGATGTTCAATGAAATCGGCGTGGATGGCGGCTGGCAGGAAGGCAGGGGATACTGGGCGTACGGTATGCGGAGCTGCGTTTTTTTCATGGAATCACTCAAACGGCTTTCGGGCGGGAAATACGATCTCTACAGTCATCCGCGAATCCAGAGTAATCCCGCCGCATTCGCCCTGTACGGCCTGACCGGGTATTTCGGCGACGGTACCGGCGCGGTCGTGGGATCGACCCATCTGCTGAACAGGCTGACCGATGAAACCGAAAACAGCGAGGCAGCATGGTACCGTGCGAACATGCTCGGCGCGGGAAACACCATGTACGATATCCTCTGGCCCCGGAGCAGTGTGAAGCCGGTCGAACCCGTGCAGAAATCCCGTCACTTCAGGAGCATCGGCTGGGTGGTCATGCGGAGCGATTTCAAAAATCCCGAGACCGTGACCGTGGCATGCAAGGCGGGCCTGAACGATGACCCCCATCACGGCCATCTCGACTGCGGGCAGGTTATCGTCACCTGGCGGGACACGTTTTTTATCAACGACCTCGGCTCCGGCAACTATTTCTACGATGAAAAGTATTTCGATGAGGTTCGCTGGAAATATCCTCAGGCATCGAGTCTCGGTCATAACCTCGTGCTCGTGAACGGAGAAGAGCAGATTTCCGCCAAGTATAAAGACCAGCCCTGGCAGGAGGGTATCGGCGGCAAAGTCATCGAGTTCCGTCCCGGCAATGACCGCGATTATACGCTTTTGGACCCGACGAACGCCTATCCGAAAAAGGAGCTGAAAGGCTGGCGCCGTCATATCATTCTCGAAAAGCCGGTCATCACCGTGCTGCTCGACGAGGTGAAATCGAATCCCGGCGCGGAGATCGAAACCCGTTTCCATTCGGACTGTACAGCCGATGTAAAGGACGGGTATGTGCTTCTTGATCATAAAAAGGGGACGATGGCGCTGATTCCCGTGACGGATGGCGATTTTACCATACGGCCGGGCAGACATCCCTATCTTCCGGTGCGTAAGGACGCCGTTTTCCAGTGGATACCGTACTTCGGAACGGTGGCGCAGGCCCGCGGAGAGACAACACGGATCGCGACAGTCATTCTGCCGGTCAGAGATAACAATGAGGCTGCCAGAATACGGAAATCGGTAAAGAGCTCGTCTGACAAGTCCGGAAACCTCTCCCTTTCGTTCGAAAAGGACGGCAGGACATACCGGTATTCGTTCGAGAGGACTGACGACGGACTCGTTCTTGCGAAATAA
- a CDS encoding heparinase II/III-family protein, translated as MTFRQVLIWSMLVIPCAGISYADVTSDDIARSLRQNLRHPYLYFTEDEKPAILDRIDRDPACRDIMNRLLAEANRLLYTPVVTPLPRELKDSRFDTSGDFLSVYGQYRRAAYILAFLYQMTGEEKYAAKSFEFAQVLCDMETWVMRACQFAKAYKRVSPWNVTDDKVVFTYAILASDTASDLSAVYDWLYPVLTVEQRDWIRGALMEKAIIQVRGNYQYHWWSTAYRCNWCAWCNTGLGLAALTLLTENPELTDVIAESYNRIGRTFDEIGVDGGWQEGAAYWAQTVRMSLLFMDSLKRLTNGQYDLFKHPKIANNPVNFPLYLSIPPRWDAVNFEDAGMHKVGSPRLYNKLALETGNRESAWILETMFGDGDDIFDIIWPKNTVKPGLPEQTSIHFRTIDWVVMRSDFTDPDKVMVACKAGKNDDPHHGHLDCGEFTVFWHGAGYIADLGTAVYDEKYFDAEKYDTPHASSAGHNLIFVNGEQQIPGKLYKQPVDERIGGKVIEFRPGKDRDYTLMDPSDAYPKKELKKWRRHIILEKPVITVVVDEVESRKGAEIEARFHSDCTQVIRDGYTLLDGTDGDMALIPVVECPFAFRPARHAYLALQKQASFQWIPYNGTVLDAPADRTVIAHIILPVGSDREARAIVKSAKRTLDRAGNYSLSFSANGKRYSYTFKNEPDGLVLEQGR; from the coding sequence ATGACATTTCGACAGGTACTTATATGGAGCATGCTTGTAATACCGTGCGCGGGAATATCCTATGCCGATGTCACATCCGATGATATCGCCCGGTCGCTCAGGCAGAATCTCAGGCACCCTTATCTCTACTTCACCGAGGATGAAAAACCCGCCATCCTCGACCGGATCGATCGTGACCCCGCATGCCGTGATATCATGAACAGGCTCCTCGCCGAGGCAAACCGTCTGCTCTATACTCCGGTCGTGACTCCGCTGCCCCGTGAGCTTAAAGATTCACGGTTCGATACGAGCGGCGACTTTCTGAGCGTTTACGGGCAGTACCGGAGAGCGGCGTACATCCTCGCGTTTCTGTACCAGATGACCGGAGAGGAGAAATATGCCGCCAAATCCTTCGAATTCGCCCAGGTCCTCTGTGACATGGAAACCTGGGTCATGCGCGCCTGCCAGTTCGCCAAGGCGTACAAGCGTGTCAGTCCGTGGAATGTGACCGATGACAAGGTGGTGTTCACCTATGCGATTCTCGCCAGCGACACCGCGAGCGATCTCTCGGCGGTATACGACTGGCTCTACCCGGTACTTACTGTCGAGCAGCGTGACTGGATACGGGGCGCTCTCATGGAGAAGGCGATTATCCAGGTTCGCGGAAACTACCAGTATCACTGGTGGTCGACCGCCTACCGCTGCAACTGGTGCGCCTGGTGCAATACCGGGCTCGGGCTTGCCGCGCTCACCCTTCTGACCGAGAATCCCGAGCTTACCGATGTCATAGCCGAGTCGTACAACCGTATCGGCAGAACATTCGATGAAATCGGCGTTGACGGCGGATGGCAGGAGGGAGCCGCGTACTGGGCGCAGACTGTCCGAATGTCCCTGCTTTTCATGGATTCCCTGAAACGGCTTACGAACGGTCAATATGATCTGTTCAAACACCCGAAAATAGCGAACAATCCGGTCAACTTTCCCCTCTATCTCAGCATACCGCCACGCTGGGACGCCGTGAACTTCGAGGATGCGGGCATGCACAAGGTCGGCTCGCCCCGTCTCTATAACAAGCTCGCCCTCGAAACGGGAAACAGGGAGAGCGCGTGGATTCTCGAAACCATGTTCGGAGACGGCGACGATATCTTCGACATCATATGGCCGAAAAACACGGTGAAGCCGGGACTTCCCGAACAGACATCCATCCACTTCCGCACGATCGACTGGGTCGTCATGAGGAGCGATTTCACCGATCCCGATAAGGTCATGGTGGCGTGCAAGGCCGGAAAAAACGACGATCCTCATCACGGCCATCTCGACTGCGGTGAGTTCACCGTCTTCTGGCATGGCGCGGGATACATAGCCGACCTCGGCACCGCCGTATACGATGAAAAGTATTTCGACGCCGAAAAGTACGATACTCCCCATGCATCGAGTGCCGGTCACAATCTGATTTTTGTGAACGGGGAACAGCAGATTCCCGGAAAACTGTACAAGCAGCCGGTCGATGAGCGTATCGGCGGCAAAGTCATCGAATTCCGGCCCGGCAAAGACCGCGATTATACCCTCATGGACCCGTCAGACGCCTATCCGAAGAAAGAGTTGAAAAAATGGCGCCGTCATATCATTCTCGAAAAGCCGGTTATCACCGTTGTTGTCGATGAGGTCGAATCACGGAAAGGGGCGGAGATAGAGGCGAGATTTCATTCCGACTGCACGCAGGTCATCAGGGACGGGTATACGCTGCTCGATGGCACCGATGGCGATATGGCGCTCATCCCCGTTGTAGAGTGTCCGTTTGCGTTCCGGCCCGCGCGGCATGCGTATCTCGCGCTCCAGAAACAGGCATCCTTCCAGTGGATACCCTATAACGGCACCGTGCTCGATGCTCCCGCCGACCGGACTGTCATAGCGCATATCATACTCCCGGTCGGCAGCGACAGGGAAGCCCGTGCCATTGTGAAATCGGCGAAAAGAACTCTTGACCGCGCGGGGAATTATTCGTTATCGTTCTCAGCGAATGGTAAACGGTATTCATATACATTCAAAAATGAACCGGATGGACTCGTGCTGGAACAAGGGCGATAA
- a CDS encoding T9SS type A sorting domain-containing protein, which translates to MLVHGDYIWYASEKGGVVRLNYEDRSLIQYTTADGLGDNRVISIAMGPDGDIWCGVNNDGVLRYDGRTWKTYTSADGLAGNSIYTIKLAPDKSLWFGSFGKGVSRFDGESWTAYSVSIGYSINGIDFGPDGDVWLATGNGVYRFDGVEWKHFTKADGMPVDNIYSVAVGLDGDIWCGTPENGVLRYNGTTWTSYTTADGLADNYVYPVYIDAHNGVWCGSVSGLSHFTDGRWTKYTVEDGLPDNYIRSICSTSDNVLWFGTRDRGITRYDGKTWTTCPVDKMFPDNQICSIAVGRDGCIWFGTCYNGVSRYDGETWKIFTIENGLAGNYINAIITKSDGSVWFGTNGGVSRFDGKTWKNYSTENGLVDNEVHCAVIGPGNDVWFGTSGGVSKFDGTTWTNYTIEDGLVDNRVESVALGPDNSLWFGTHGGVSRFDGQTWTTYTYADGLLYDTVVAIAIEGNGVAWFATMDYPDDGEASSGNNQALSEKIGGMYPGGVSRFDGRTWTTYTHKNGLALDWISSIMIAPDGDIWFATCGDRGGGISRFNGDTWKTYTTADGLAGDNVYVIVSGPDNKIYCGTWRGVSVYEETSITHVKNPDVLPVSCLFSGIYPNPFNSSTVIEFSLADDNWAQLVIYSMTGQKVRTLLSGKIGPGTHSIHWDGRNDMGNVVSSGIYFAHLHSGIDTASRKMLFIK; encoded by the coding sequence ATGCTTGTCCATGGTGATTATATCTGGTACGCGAGCGAAAAAGGCGGCGTTGTACGCTTAAATTATGAAGACCGGTCGTTGATACAATATACGACTGCCGATGGCCTTGGTGACAACCGTGTGATTTCGATAGCGATGGGACCCGATGGTGATATATGGTGCGGAGTGAACAATGATGGCGTATTGAGATATGATGGTCGAACATGGAAAACGTATACTTCCGCTGATGGACTTGCCGGTAACAGTATCTACACCATAAAACTGGCTCCTGACAAATCATTATGGTTCGGGAGCTTCGGGAAAGGAGTATCCAGATTTGATGGTGAATCGTGGACGGCATATTCCGTTTCCATCGGTTATAGTATCAATGGAATAGACTTCGGACCGGACGGTGATGTATGGCTTGCCACCGGGAATGGAGTGTACCGGTTTGACGGTGTGGAATGGAAACATTTTACTAAAGCCGATGGCATGCCGGTTGACAATATTTATTCGGTTGCAGTTGGTCTTGATGGTGATATATGGTGCGGTACACCTGAAAATGGTGTCCTCCGGTACAACGGCACAACATGGACATCGTATACGACCGCTGATGGTTTGGCTGATAATTATGTGTATCCTGTCTATATAGATGCCCATAATGGAGTCTGGTGCGGTTCAGTGTCCGGTCTGTCACATTTTACTGACGGACGATGGACAAAATACACGGTTGAAGATGGTCTGCCTGACAATTATATACGGTCGATTTGTTCGACTTCTGACAATGTTCTTTGGTTCGGTACGAGGGATCGTGGCATAACGCGGTATGACGGAAAGACATGGACAACATGCCCCGTTGATAAGATGTTTCCGGACAATCAAATTTGTTCAATCGCCGTAGGTCGTGATGGCTGCATATGGTTTGGAACATGTTATAATGGCGTTTCACGGTACGATGGGGAGACATGGAAAATATTCACAATCGAAAATGGATTAGCCGGTAACTACATCAATGCCATTATCACGAAATCCGATGGGTCTGTATGGTTCGGAACGAATGGAGGTGTTTCACGCTTTGATGGTAAAACATGGAAAAACTACTCGACCGAAAACGGTTTGGTTGACAATGAAGTACATTGCGCTGTTATTGGCCCCGGAAACGATGTCTGGTTTGGAACCTCCGGAGGTGTATCGAAATTTGATGGAACAACATGGACGAATTATACGATAGAAGACGGATTAGTCGATAACCGGGTTGAATCTGTCGCTTTAGGCCCTGATAACAGTTTGTGGTTCGGTACTCACGGGGGTGTTTCGAGGTTTGACGGTCAGACATGGACAACCTATACTTACGCTGACGGTCTTCTTTACGATACCGTTGTGGCAATAGCGATTGAGGGAAACGGGGTAGCCTGGTTTGCAACAATGGATTACCCGGATGATGGTGAAGCATCGTCAGGTAACAATCAGGCTCTTTCGGAAAAAATCGGAGGCATGTACCCCGGTGGCGTATCACGTTTCGACGGTCGAACATGGACGACGTATACACATAAAAATGGTCTTGCCCTTGACTGGATAAGCTCTATAATGATTGCTCCCGATGGAGATATCTGGTTTGCTACATGCGGGGACAGAGGCGGTGGAATTTCAAGATTCAATGGTGATACATGGAAAACGTATACGACCGCTGATGGTTTAGCCGGTGATAACGTTTATGTGATCGTTTCCGGCCCGGATAATAAGATTTATTGTGGTACATGGAGGGGTGTTTCGGTTTATGAAGAGACAAGCATTACACATGTAAAGAACCCAGACGTTTTGCCGGTATCGTGTTTGTTTTCCGGAATATATCCGAATCCATTCAATTCCTCGACAGTTATCGAATTCTCATTGGCTGATGATAATTGGGCACAGCTTGTCATATACTCGATGACCGGCCAGAAAGTACGAACACTCTTGTCCGGAAAAATCGGTCCTGGAACTCATTCAATCCATTGGGATGGAAGGAACGATATGGGGAACGTCGTTTCCTCCGGGATATATTTTGCACATCTTCATTCGGGTATCGATACCGCTTCACGAAAAATGCTATTCATCAAATGA